One Nostoc punctiforme PCC 73102 DNA window includes the following coding sequences:
- a CDS encoding Tab2/Atab2 family RNA-binding protein, with product MKIWQVDFYRRPSQDASGQILWELLICDATRSFEYEATCLQSAANSNWVAAQLELAAGEKLPDVIQVFRPQSLSLIEVAGRNLSINVEPTRHTLALKQWLQEKQYPSALDKPPPAPLPENLWGEQWRFATLAASDVETRFSDRPIPILHIPEHLKPINLGLASTVPVPGVVIYGGRQSMRLARWLQQARPVALNYISGAPDGLVLEAGLVDRWIVATFEDPEVTTAAQTYQQRKKHCRGLHFLLVQPDDSGMTYSGFWLLQAED from the coding sequence ATGAAAATTTGGCAGGTTGATTTTTATCGTCGTCCCTCACAAGATGCATCGGGACAAATTTTATGGGAGTTGTTGATTTGTGACGCAACTCGCAGCTTTGAGTATGAAGCTACCTGTCTCCAGTCAGCAGCAAATTCTAATTGGGTTGCTGCTCAACTTGAGCTAGCCGCAGGTGAAAAATTGCCAGATGTAATTCAGGTGTTTCGTCCGCAGTCTCTAAGCTTAATTGAGGTGGCGGGACGCAATTTAAGTATAAATGTCGAACCTACACGCCATACTTTGGCGTTGAAACAGTGGTTACAAGAAAAGCAATATCCCTCAGCCCTAGATAAACCACCTCCAGCACCATTACCAGAGAACCTCTGGGGAGAACAATGGCGGTTTGCGACTCTAGCTGCTAGTGATGTAGAAACGAGATTTAGCGATCGCCCCATTCCCATTTTGCACATCCCAGAACATCTCAAACCCATCAACTTGGGTTTAGCGTCAACAGTGCCTGTCCCTGGTGTAGTAATTTATGGTGGACGGCAATCCATGCGACTAGCCCGCTGGTTACAGCAAGCCCGTCCTGTAGCGTTAAACTACATATCTGGCGCACCAGACGGCTTAGTATTAGAAGCGGGCTTAGTAGATAGGTGGATTGTTGCCACTTTTGAAGATCCAGAAGTTACAACAGCAGCCCAAACATATCAACAGCGAAAAAAGCATTGCCGAGGATTGCATTTTTTGTTAGTGCAACCAGATGATTCCGGTATGACTTATAGCGGCTTTTGGTTATTGCAGGCAGAAGATTGA
- a CDS encoding type II toxin-antitoxin system PemK/MazF family toxin, with translation MPGSNLTYRRGEIRWVNLDPTVGAEAKKIRACLIVQNDIMNQYGLLTIVMPFRPGSKQAPYVVNVKATPNNGLDQDRFIDIGQIRAVDHSRILGLLGVLESEYWELIRTALNIVLGFVL, from the coding sequence ATGCCAGGGAGTAATTTAACTTATCGGCGAGGAGAAATACGTTGGGTGAATCTCGATCCAACAGTGGGCGCTGAGGCAAAAAAAATCCGCGCTTGCTTGATTGTGCAAAATGACATCATGAATCAGTATGGGTTGCTGACAATTGTGATGCCATTTCGGCCCGGAAGTAAACAAGCGCCCTACGTTGTAAATGTGAAAGCAACACCAAATAATGGACTAGACCAAGACCGTTTTATAGATATTGGCCAAATTCGTGCTGTTGACCATAGTCGTATTTTGGGCTTGCTGGGCGTGCTGGAGTCAGAATACTGGGAACTTATTCGTACAGCCTTAAATATAGTTCTGGGTTTTGTGCTTTAG
- a CDS encoding DUF4159 domain-containing protein, which yields MSHPFPPPPIKSLERLQAADGLLINAERWRTAHDYHRNRQNAQYQSLNQPGIVCGLGVRDVTAPSQVEARYRDGRWVQIQPGIAIDLAGNLIVVPTSYDFPIDIEVVSSEPLMIYLVVSYVDPDELRRGQQRDVVQETYRIDQRNSIPASSEIEICQILLQPGHTEITQPADAFFPGYNNIDLRYRRQAQMRPQALVCMAQATHSDPECARNFFSLSYLLQAVEPLYPSLRGADEPGQVSLSENIQDYDLLYLTGGQAISLNSLEFESLKNYLNLGGVLLVDAPANANALIESTQALAQQLESPLRPLEELQRSHPLRTKPFLFAALPMVNQQQIKLLIGGGIILAIGDLATAWGLDRDLSLPRLTIRTAQELGINILHYAWKRRQLIGLQQEDNSGQW from the coding sequence ATGTCCCATCCTTTCCCACCCCCACCAATCAAATCTTTGGAACGCCTGCAAGCCGCAGACGGGTTACTAATAAATGCAGAACGCTGGCGCACAGCCCATGATTATCATCGAAATCGGCAAAATGCTCAATATCAAAGTTTAAACCAACCAGGAATTGTCTGTGGTTTAGGCGTTCGAGATGTGACAGCCCCAAGTCAAGTAGAAGCTAGATATCGAGATGGGCGTTGGGTGCAAATTCAACCTGGTATTGCAATTGATTTAGCAGGTAATCTAATTGTTGTACCGACTTCTTATGACTTTCCCATTGATATAGAAGTAGTAAGTTCTGAACCACTCATGATCTACTTAGTAGTTAGCTATGTAGACCCTGATGAATTGCGGCGTGGACAGCAAAGAGATGTTGTTCAAGAAACCTATCGAATTGACCAAAGAAACTCTATACCAGCCAGTTCAGAAATAGAAATATGTCAAATACTTCTGCAACCAGGACATACTGAAATTACCCAACCGGCGGATGCCTTCTTTCCTGGATATAACAATATTGATTTACGTTATCGCCGTCAAGCACAAATGCGTCCTCAAGCACTTGTGTGTATGGCGCAAGCAACTCATAGCGATCCGGAATGTGCGCGTAATTTTTTCAGCCTTTCGTATTTGTTACAAGCAGTAGAACCCCTATATCCCAGTTTACGAGGGGCTGATGAACCAGGGCAGGTTTCTTTAAGTGAAAATATTCAAGATTATGACCTACTTTATTTGACAGGTGGACAGGCAATTTCTTTAAATAGTCTCGAATTTGAATCTCTTAAAAATTACTTAAATTTAGGTGGTGTGCTTCTGGTTGATGCGCCAGCAAATGCTAATGCTTTAATTGAGAGTACTCAAGCATTAGCACAACAGTTAGAAAGTCCTTTAAGACCTTTAGAAGAATTGCAACGGAGTCATCCTTTAAGGACAAAACCTTTTTTATTTGCTGCCTTGCCAATGGTTAATCAACAGCAAATTAAATTGTTAATCGGTGGCGGAATTATTCTAGCAATTGGAGATTTAGCAACTGCGTGGGGGTTGGATAGAGATTTAAGTTTACCCAGATTGACTATTCGTACAGCCCAGGAACTTGGAATTAATATTCTTCATTATGCTTGGAAGCGGCGACAGTTGATAGGTTTGCAACAAGAAGATAATTCAGGGCAGTGGTAG
- a CDS encoding phage tail protein: MVQSRSSPAVSIQLTPMQIPEALPVAGLGFANADMDVAGRTLLLHPGHPSEMIVQVQNLEQHPLRVSLSVEGNFPSQWCQIGTEGSEIPPRGQMDAVLYFSIPDTFFEDQEAISPGTKNKLTLNFRSLVTLHIDPGTENEQIERSEYFDLYIRPYTAYMEFLPILYREVDFIGRFMKIFEQAFQPIVDSYNVMWANLDPLTAPQALLPFMAHWVAWQVDSVWDLQQQRRLIRRAVELYRWRGTRKGLRLYLHLYTGLPLDEDLPNEADKHISITEPFGPSFIIGDVQLGNAVLAGGQPYHFIVRLRSNISSGIINEQLIQRIIEQEKPAFCTYELSIENPTN, encoded by the coding sequence ATGGTTCAAAGTCGCTCTAGTCCAGCTGTAAGTATTCAATTAACGCCAATGCAAATACCCGAAGCTTTACCTGTGGCGGGCTTAGGATTTGCAAACGCGGATATGGATGTGGCTGGACGTACTTTACTCTTGCATCCTGGGCATCCCAGCGAGATGATTGTGCAAGTACAAAACTTAGAACAACATCCTTTGCGGGTAAGCTTAAGCGTTGAGGGAAACTTTCCATCCCAGTGGTGTCAAATTGGCACAGAGGGTAGTGAAATACCGCCTCGTGGACAAATGGATGCTGTTCTCTACTTCTCAATTCCCGACACATTTTTTGAAGACCAAGAAGCAATTTCTCCTGGAACAAAAAACAAATTAACTCTCAATTTTCGTAGTCTAGTTACTTTACATATAGACCCAGGCACAGAGAACGAACAAATCGAAAGAAGCGAGTATTTCGATTTATATATTCGTCCCTACACTGCCTACATGGAGTTCTTGCCAATTTTGTATCGAGAAGTAGACTTTATTGGTCGCTTCATGAAGATATTTGAGCAAGCTTTTCAACCAATAGTTGATAGTTACAATGTCATGTGGGCAAACCTCGATCCTTTGACAGCGCCACAAGCATTACTACCTTTTATGGCTCATTGGGTTGCTTGGCAAGTAGATTCAGTTTGGGATCTCCAGCAACAACGGCGTTTAATTCGTCGGGCTGTAGAACTTTATCGCTGGCGCGGAACTCGTAAAGGATTGCGTCTCTATTTACATCTTTATACTGGTTTACCGCTAGACGAAGATTTACCTAATGAAGCGGATAAACATATCAGTATTACAGAACCTTTTGGCCCAAGTTTCATCATAGGAGATGTCCAATTAGGAAATGCCGTTTTAGCAGGTGGGCAACCATATCATTTTATAGTACGTTTGCGTTCAAATATTTCTAGTGGCATTATTAACGAGCAACTCATTCAAAGAATAATAGAACAAGAAAAGCCTGCTTTCTGCACATACGAATTATCTATTGAAAATCCCACTAATTAA
- a CDS encoding putative baseplate assembly protein, translated as MNFDFLPKLPSSNLDDRAFDDLVEECIMRIPRYCPEWTDHNLSDPGITLIELFAWLTDQMLLRFNQVPRKNYVAFLELLGIRLQPPAPARTELTFYLSAALPEAYTIPAGLEASTIRTETTEAITFSTDYPLIIGNPRIQHFLTAQTTEDIPQSLRERVTTSWTRQSNGFWTGNEQPIFEEEPQPGNCFYLAINSDAPLDANVLEIIFQGAAATPAGINPNQPPRKWEAWDGENWQAVLLQESDDKTRGFSFYEMAQQGGNPSQGAEVRLHLPQIWPVANFTSYRGRWLRCSFVSTEANETGYNRPPRIIGLAARSIGGTVRASHSTLILDERLGISDGTPGQSFQLQTVPILERRENEYILVTPSGGLPQKWIEVRDFADSGPHNFHYTIDSIAGTIQFGPLIREPSQLKQHTQMRSRIQEPSLDNTSVQVLENNQSEHQYGAIPPRGAEIKMVAYRTGGGREGNVQTGAIQFLKSAYPYIASVVNRVPAINGADAESLEQAVIKAPRILRTRDRAVTAEDFEVLTQQAGAGAIARVRCLAANSRRQAGIVSLLVVPYANTDAIAQGNGMTPENFALSNALQEQIMSYLDERRLLGVQIELQEPNYVGVSVQTEIALEPAYDNPFAREEIRRNLRVSLYKYLNPLTGGMDGKGWPFGRPVYTSDIVALLQQTPGVRHLGPVLLFPIRKQGENWRRQPSPEQLIDPGSEGLICSWADTNLRSNHDIQIIRNS; from the coding sequence ATGAACTTTGATTTTTTACCGAAATTACCTTCTTCCAACTTAGACGATCGCGCCTTCGATGATTTGGTGGAAGAATGTATTATGCGTATTCCCCGCTACTGTCCCGAATGGACTGACCACAACCTCAGCGACCCAGGAATTACGCTAATTGAGTTATTTGCTTGGTTGACTGACCAAATGTTGCTCAGATTTAACCAAGTACCTCGCAAAAATTATGTCGCTTTCCTAGAATTACTGGGTATTCGTCTCCAGCCTCCCGCCCCAGCCCGCACGGAATTAACTTTTTATTTAAGCGCTGCATTACCCGAAGCCTACACTATTCCCGCAGGATTAGAAGCCTCAACTATTCGCACTGAAACTACAGAAGCTATTACCTTCAGCACAGATTATCCTCTAATTATCGGCAATCCCCGCATCCAACACTTCTTAACTGCCCAAACTACCGAAGATATTCCCCAATCTCTGCGCGAAAGAGTTACAACTTCATGGACTCGTCAATCTAACGGTTTCTGGACAGGTAATGAACAACCGATATTTGAAGAGGAACCCCAGCCTGGTAACTGCTTTTATTTAGCAATTAATTCTGACGCTCCTTTAGATGCTAATGTTTTAGAAATTATTTTCCAAGGAGCTGCGGCTACACCTGCTGGTATTAACCCTAATCAACCACCCCGCAAGTGGGAAGCCTGGGATGGGGAAAATTGGCAAGCAGTTTTATTGCAAGAGTCAGATGATAAAACTCGTGGGTTCAGTTTTTATGAAATGGCCCAACAGGGTGGAAACCCATCTCAAGGTGCAGAGGTACGTTTACATTTACCTCAAATTTGGCCTGTGGCGAATTTTACCTCTTATCGAGGTCGTTGGTTGCGCTGTAGCTTTGTTTCTACAGAAGCCAATGAAACTGGTTACAATCGTCCACCAAGAATTATTGGTTTAGCAGCGCGGTCAATTGGCGGTACTGTTAGGGCTAGTCACAGTACGCTGATTTTAGATGAGCGATTGGGAATTAGTGATGGTACGCCCGGTCAGAGTTTCCAGTTACAAACAGTACCAATTTTAGAACGCCGAGAAAATGAGTATATTTTAGTTACTCCCAGTGGTGGTTTGCCTCAAAAGTGGATTGAGGTGAGAGATTTTGCTGATTCTGGGCCACATAACTTTCATTACACCATCGATTCGATCGCTGGGACAATCCAGTTTGGGCCGCTGATTCGGGAACCTAGCCAACTTAAACAGCATACCCAGATGCGATCGCGAATTCAAGAACCATCGCTAGATAACACATCTGTACAAGTTCTAGAAAATAACCAGTCGGAACACCAATATGGGGCAATTCCTCCCCGTGGTGCAGAGATTAAAATGGTTGCTTATCGTACAGGTGGCGGTAGGGAAGGCAATGTGCAAACTGGGGCAATTCAGTTTTTGAAATCTGCGTATCCATACATTGCTAGTGTGGTCAATCGTGTACCAGCAATCAATGGTGCGGATGCCGAGTCTCTGGAACAGGCTGTGATCAAGGCTCCCCGCATCCTCCGCACGCGCGATCGCGCCGTCACTGCGGAAGATTTTGAAGTTTTGACTCAACAGGCGGGTGCAGGTGCGATCGCGCGCGTCCGATGTTTAGCAGCAAATTCTCGTAGACAAGCTGGTATAGTTAGTTTACTGGTAGTACCTTATGCAAATACAGATGCGATCGCGCAAGGTAATGGCATGACACCAGAAAATTTTGCTCTTAGTAATGCCCTGCAAGAGCAAATTATGAGTTACTTAGATGAAAGACGGTTACTAGGGGTACAAATAGAATTACAAGAACCGAATTACGTAGGTGTTTCTGTACAGACAGAAATTGCTTTAGAACCTGCTTATGATAATCCTTTTGCCAGAGAAGAAATTCGCCGGAATTTAAGGGTATCACTGTATAAATATTTAAATCCATTAACTGGAGGAATGGACGGCAAAGGTTGGCCATTTGGTCGACCCGTTTATACATCAGATATTGTCGCATTATTGCAACAAACCCCAGGCGTGCGTCATTTAGGCCCCGTCCTGTTGTTTCCCATCCGCAAGCAAGGAGAAAATTGGCGACGACAACCATCACCCGAACAATTAATTGACCCAGGCTCGGAAGGTTTAATATGTTCTTGGGCTGATACCAATCTACGTTCAAATCACGACATTCAAATAATTCGTAATTCGTAA
- a CDS encoding GPW/gp25 family protein, which produces MVYGRERAYLGTGWAYPLHLSVQGGIQLSREDQKVKESIWIILRTGVGERVYRPTFGSRLSELAFAPLNSDTLLRIRLYVLEALEVWEPRITIDEVVTDPDPVRGRVDIIINYRLKDGPDIYSFVYPYYLVSAGEES; this is translated from the coding sequence ATGGTTTACGGTCGTGAACGAGCCTATTTGGGAACAGGTTGGGCTTATCCACTGCATTTAAGTGTGCAAGGTGGGATACAACTTAGCCGTGAAGATCAAAAAGTTAAGGAATCTATTTGGATTATCCTTCGCACGGGAGTAGGTGAGCGGGTTTATCGACCTACCTTTGGTTCGCGCTTGTCGGAACTGGCGTTTGCACCTTTAAATAGCGATACCCTACTGCGAATCCGTCTTTATGTCTTGGAAGCTTTAGAAGTTTGGGAACCACGCATTACTATCGATGAAGTTGTCACCGATCCTGACCCTGTGCGTGGCAGAGTGGACATCATTATCAATTATCGACTCAAAGACGGCCCCGATATTTATAGTTTTGTTTATCCTTATTATTTGGTTTCAGCTGGGGAGGAATCGTGA
- a CDS encoding YdhR family protein has protein sequence MPVSKVFLYAEYQVSIPFSQIDWKSANVEMKKFPGLKSKTWLSALNTNTVGGFYEFDSVENAQNYIDGILIPFAKQVNGNLTVKLFDGDITKEASTGMSSPFYPAESK, from the coding sequence ATGCCAGTGAGTAAAGTATTTCTATACGCCGAGTATCAAGTGTCTATTCCTTTTAGTCAGATTGATTGGAAATCAGCTAATGTAGAAATGAAAAAGTTTCCCGGATTGAAATCCAAAACTTGGTTAAGTGCTTTGAACACCAACACTGTTGGTGGTTTTTATGAATTTGATTCTGTAGAGAATGCACAAAATTATATTGATGGCATTTTGATTCCATTCGCTAAACAAGTCAATGGAAATCTCACTGTAAAGCTTTTCGATGGTGATATAACCAAAGAAGCTAGCACAGGTATGAGTTCTCCTTTCTATCCGGCAGAATCTAAATGA
- a CDS encoding PAAR domain-containing protein, whose translation MGKPAARITDNVAHPLPPVLTGGPGSPNVLIGSLPAWRGVLAAAVPALQSAKQISDTAIQVAEAATLAAAGTPGAPAALATEQTTKATSAATMGSAIAAAAAGADIHNCATPLPLPPHGPGVVIDGSQTVLINNLPASRMGDTVLEALGPPNKIIKGDFTVLIGG comes from the coding sequence ATGGGTAAACCAGCAGCAAGAATTACTGATAATGTGGCGCATCCATTACCCCCAGTCTTAACAGGGGGGCCGGGTAGTCCCAATGTGTTGATTGGGTCTTTACCTGCGTGGCGGGGCGTGCTTGCAGCAGCAGTACCAGCTTTGCAATCCGCCAAACAAATTTCAGATACGGCTATCCAAGTGGCTGAGGCTGCTACCCTAGCGGCAGCAGGTACACCAGGCGCACCTGCTGCTTTAGCCACCGAACAAACTACAAAGGCAACATCAGCAGCTACTATGGGTAGTGCGATCGCAGCAGCAGCAGCAGGAGCTGATATTCATAATTGCGCCACACCTTTACCCCTCCCTCCTCACGGCCCTGGGGTTGTGATTGACGGTAGTCAGACAGTGCTGATTAACAATCTACCTGCCTCTCGCATGGGCGACACTGTTTTAGAAGCATTAGGGCCACCGAATAAAATTATCAAAGGTGATTTTACCGTTTTGATTGGCGGCTGA